One window from the genome of Diabrotica virgifera virgifera chromosome 6, PGI_DIABVI_V3a encodes:
- the LOC126886284 gene encoding zinc finger protein 578-like produces the protein MKGNDGFYTNDYENVPDEMKFKSKKKLKDKILVWCAISEAGFISQPYIGVVRGEALNANIYIQRYLSKLVQFVNTHHANDQIVFWPDLASCHYARITRDWYETNNITFVPKADNPPNLPQARPVEEFWAILSRKVYNNGWEAQKQEQLRRRIYTKIREIDAEVVQRMMQRVRGIIRQIENNGLSYKKNRREMMKMLPEDSFSINQISLESEEVTINNSICSKDLNYKNNVNEPMSIETGEGREKNKCEICFKQFSTSSSLKRHFIVHTGEKHHKQFSQLNSLKEHLMRHTGERPYKCDVCFKSFTRAPELKKHMSAHTGEKPHKCEICSRQFSQKVHLKTHLRLHTGETP, from the exons ATGAAGGGTAACGATGGGTTTTACACGAACGATTACGAAAATGTACCTGATGAAATGAAATTCAAAAGTAAGAAAAAATTGAAGGACAAAATTTTGGTATGGTGTGCAATTTCTGAGGCTGGCTTTATCTCACAGCCCTACATTGGTGTTGTTCGAGGCGAAGCCTTAAACGCAAATATTTATATTCAAAGATATCTCTCTAAATTGGTTCAGTTTGTGAACACACATCATGCAAATGATCAAATAGTCTTTTGGCCAGATCTTGCTTCATGTCATTACGCGAGGATCACAAGGGACTGGTACGAAACTAACAACATTACCTTTGTACCGAAAGCAGACAATCCCCCCAACCTACCTCAGGCTCGTCCAGTTGAAGAGTTCTGGGCAATATTAAGTCGGAAAGTGTATAATAACGGATGGGAAGCACAAAAGCAGGAACAGTTAAGACGCCGCATATATACAAAAATTAGAGAAATTGACGCCGAGGTCGTCCAAAGGATGATGCAACGTGTCAGGGGAATTATTAGGCAAATCGAAAATAATG gTCTTTCTTACAAGAAGAACCGAAGAGAAATGATGAAAATGTTACCTGAAGATTCGTTTAGTATAAACCAGATAAGTCTGGAGTCCGAAGAAGTGACAATAAACAATTCTATTTGTTCTAAAGATTTAAATTACAAAAACAATGTGAACGAACCTATGAGTATTGAAACTGGAGAAGGACGGGAGAAgaacaaatgtgaaatttgttttaagcagtttagcaCATCAAGCAGTTTGAAACGGCATTTCAtcgtgcatactggagaaaagcatcacaa gcagtTTAGTCAACTTAATAGTTTGAAAGAACATTTGATGCGACACACTGGAGAAAGGCCTTACAAGTGTGACGTTTGTTTCAAATCGTTCACTCGAGCACCCGAACTGAAAAAGCATATGAGTGcgcatactggagaaaagcctcacaagtgcgaaatttgtagTAGGCAGTTTTCTCAGAAAGttcatttgaaaacacatttgagattACACACTGGGGAAACACCTTAA